In Rhodovulum sulfidophilum DSM 1374, the following are encoded in one genomic region:
- a CDS encoding GntR family transcriptional regulator, translating into MDQHIDRDMRCVLDPSRPITPQLHHFLRDRIIRNVLRPGDRLSEAEIARSCEVSRQPVREAFIKLSEQGLLSIRPQRGTIVTTIAFSTVLDARFVREAIEADIVRLLARRPADAALIARLRAQIERQRAVAGTAPRDFIQLDEQFHRTLAEAAGKSGAWTLMEGLKSQMDRVRFLALGRFPVDKLIAQHEAIVEGIAKGDVSAADAATRAHLREILNDLPTIMADNPGFFDGAWADTDTDTDNETTGGDPI; encoded by the coding sequence ATGGATCAGCACATCGACAGGGACATGCGCTGCGTGCTCGATCCGAGCCGGCCGATCACGCCTCAGTTGCATCATTTCCTGCGCGACCGGATCATCCGGAATGTGCTCAGGCCGGGCGACCGGCTGTCCGAGGCCGAGATCGCGCGCAGCTGCGAGGTCAGCCGCCAGCCGGTGCGCGAGGCCTTCATCAAGCTTTCGGAACAGGGGCTGCTGTCGATCCGTCCGCAACGCGGCACCATCGTCACCACCATCGCCTTTTCCACCGTTCTCGACGCCCGTTTCGTGCGCGAGGCGATCGAGGCCGATATCGTCCGGCTGCTGGCCCGCCGCCCCGCCGATGCCGCGCTGATCGCCCGGCTGCGGGCGCAGATCGAGCGTCAGCGCGCCGTGGCCGGAACCGCGCCGCGCGATTTCATCCAGCTCGACGAGCAGTTTCACCGGACGCTGGCCGAGGCGGCGGGCAAGTCCGGGGCCTGGACGCTGATGGAAGGGCTGAAATCGCAGATGGACCGGGTCCGCTTCCTGGCGCTGGGGCGGTTTCCGGTCGACAAGCTGATCGCCCAGCACGAGGCCATCGTCGAGGGCATCGCCAAGGGCGATGTCTCCGCCGCCGATGCCGCGACGCGGGCGCATCTGCGCGAAATCCTGAATGACCTGCCCACGATCATGGCCGACAATCCCGGCTTCTTCGATGGCGCGTGGGCCGATACCGATACCGATACCGATAACGAGACCACAGGAGGAGACCCGATATGA
- a CDS encoding TRAP transporter small permease has translation MPKTERFIATVTALARIGAGLSFAVLIGAVLLQVIGRSLGNSPVWTEELTRFALLFLIAFGAGLSLRSGDMVNVDIVCEALPGRWPWRLRLLSALATGGMALYLLPHAWRFVSIGRMQSSPALGLKMSYVHVTVFLMLALLVLFAALRVLGMLTGTEDGTPEKAEDI, from the coding sequence ATGCCAAAGACCGAACGCTTCATAGCGACCGTCACCGCCCTCGCCCGCATCGGCGCGGGCCTGTCCTTCGCGGTCCTGATCGGCGCTGTGCTGCTTCAGGTGATCGGCCGCAGCTTGGGGAATTCTCCGGTCTGGACCGAGGAACTGACCCGCTTCGCCCTGCTGTTCCTGATCGCCTTCGGCGCCGGGCTGTCGCTGCGCAGCGGCGACATGGTCAATGTCGACATCGTCTGCGAGGCCCTGCCCGGGCGATGGCCCTGGCGGCTGCGGCTGCTGTCGGCGCTCGCGACCGGCGGGATGGCGCTTTACCTGCTGCCCCATGCCTGGCGCTTCGTCAGCATCGGCCGGATGCAGAGCTCGCCCGCGCTGGGGCTGAAGATGAGCTATGTCCATGTCACCGTGTTCCTGATGCTGGCGCTGCTGGTGCTGTTCGCGGCGCTGCGCGTGCTGGGAATGCTGACCGGCACCGAGGATGGCACCCCCGAGAAGGCCGAGGATATCTGA
- the uxuA gene encoding mannonate dehydratase: protein MRQTWRWFGPRDLVSIDDVRQAGAEGIVSALHHVPTGAVWTPEEIARRKAEIGTMADGTASGLTWDVVESLPVSEDIKKQTGDWRAHIEAYRDSMRNLAAAGIEVICYNFMPVLDWTRTDLAWKQPSGATCMRFDLTDFVAFDLFILGRPGAAEAYDDALREAARARFAEMPEAARDALARNVVFGLPGAAERFTLEDVRAHLAEYADMSEATLRGHLVDFLSEIVPLAEELGLRFCCHPDDPPVPLLGLPRIMSTEAHYAEVLAAVDSPANGVTLCSGSLGARSDNDLPGMMERLGDKVHFLHLRNVTRETGATFGSFHEAEHLGGDTDMVALVEAALREEARRRAAGRADWSIPFRPDHGQDILDDLGRHAQPGYPAIGRLKGLAELRGIIAALGPRIG, encoded by the coding sequence ATGCGGCAGACATGGCGGTGGTTCGGCCCCAGGGACCTGGTTTCGATCGATGACGTTCGGCAGGCGGGGGCCGAGGGCATCGTCTCGGCGCTGCATCACGTGCCGACCGGCGCGGTCTGGACCCCCGAGGAGATCGCCCGCCGCAAGGCCGAGATCGGCACCATGGCGGATGGGACGGCTTCGGGCCTGACCTGGGACGTGGTGGAAAGCCTGCCCGTGTCCGAGGACATCAAGAAGCAGACGGGCGACTGGCGCGCGCATATCGAGGCCTATCGCGACAGCATGCGCAACCTCGCCGCTGCCGGGATCGAGGTGATCTGCTACAATTTCATGCCCGTGCTCGACTGGACCCGGACCGATCTGGCCTGGAAACAGCCCTCGGGCGCGACCTGCATGCGCTTCGATCTGACCGATTTCGTGGCCTTCGATCTCTTCATCCTGGGCCGTCCCGGCGCTGCCGAGGCCTATGACGACGCTCTGCGCGAGGCCGCACGGGCCCGGTTCGCCGAGATGCCCGAGGCGGCGCGCGACGCGCTGGCGCGCAATGTTGTGTTCGGTCTGCCGGGCGCGGCCGAGCGCTTCACGCTTGAGGATGTGCGCGCGCATCTGGCCGAATATGCGGACATGTCCGAGGCCACGCTGCGCGGCCATCTGGTCGATTTCCTGTCCGAGATCGTGCCGCTGGCCGAAGAGCTGGGCCTGCGCTTCTGCTGTCATCCCGACGATCCGCCGGTGCCGCTGCTGGGGCTGCCGCGGATCATGTCGACCGAGGCCCATTACGCCGAGGTGCTGGCGGCGGTCGACAGCCCGGCCAATGGCGTGACGCTCTGCTCGGGCTCGCTCGGGGCGCGGTCCGACAACGACCTGCCCGGGATGATGGAGCGGCTTGGCGACAAGGTGCATTTCCTGCATCTGCGCAATGTCACGCGCGAGACCGGTGCCACCTTCGGCTCGTTCCACGAGGCCGAGCATCTGGGCGGCGATACCGACATGGTGGCGCTGGTCGAGGCCGCGCTTCGCGAGGAGGCCCGGCGCCGTGCCGCGGGCCGGGCCGACTGGTCGATCCCGTTCCGGCCCGATCACGGCCAGGACATCCTCGACGATCTGGGCCGCCACGCCCAGCCCGGCTATCCGGCCATCGGGCGGCTGAAGGGGCTGGCCGAACTGCGCGGCATCATCGCGGCGCTCGGCCCCCGGATCGGCTGA
- the xylB gene encoding xylulokinase, protein MVFSLGLDLGTTGLRALLLDDEGQPAGSAERPCAVAHPHPGWSEQDPADWIAALEGAMAELADRFPEALARVRGIAVSGQMHGATLLDAGLAPIRPCILWNDTRSHAEAARLDALPGMREISGNIVFPGFTAPKLDWVRRHEPEAFARIAKVLLPAGFLNLYLTGRAVADMSDSAGTSWFDTGRRDWSDALLEAGHMRRDQMPELVEGSAPAGRLRPELAARWGIAPGAVVAGGAGDNAAAACGTGALAEGQGFVSLGTSGVLLAARDGYRPEAGKALHTFCHAVPGRWYQMGVMLSATDSLNWLSRITGQGPAELTAALGETLRPPGRVRFLPYLSGERTPHNDAAIRAAFTGLGAETGRDDLVRAVLEGVAFGLRDSAEALRGAGAAPAQLLAIGGGARSRLWLRMIATVLGVPLEVPEGSELGAALGAARLGRVAATGAPPETVMTPPVIAATIAPDETLAPAFDEAYRQFRAAYPGLRAIQ, encoded by the coding sequence ATGGTCTTCTCATTGGGGCTGGATCTGGGCACGACCGGGCTCCGGGCGCTTTTGCTCGATGACGAGGGACAACCGGCCGGATCGGCCGAGCGGCCCTGCGCGGTCGCGCATCCGCATCCGGGCTGGTCCGAGCAGGACCCGGCCGACTGGATCGCCGCGCTCGAGGGCGCCATGGCCGAACTGGCCGACCGTTTCCCGGAGGCGCTGGCCAGGGTGCGCGGCATCGCGGTGTCGGGCCAGATGCATGGCGCGACGCTGCTCGATGCCGGGCTTGCCCCGATCCGTCCCTGCATCCTCTGGAACGACACCCGCAGCCATGCCGAGGCGGCGCGGCTCGACGCGCTGCCGGGGATGCGCGAGATTTCGGGCAATATCGTCTTTCCGGGCTTCACCGCGCCCAAGCTCGACTGGGTCCGCCGCCACGAGCCCGAGGCCTTCGCCCGCATCGCGAAGGTGCTGCTGCCCGCGGGCTTTCTCAACCTCTATCTGACGGGCCGGGCAGTTGCGGACATGTCCGACAGCGCCGGAACCTCGTGGTTCGATACCGGCCGTCGCGATTGGTCGGATGCGTTGCTGGAGGCCGGGCATATGCGGCGCGACCAGATGCCCGAGCTGGTCGAGGGCTCGGCCCCGGCGGGGAGGCTGCGGCCCGAGCTGGCGGCGCGCTGGGGCATCGCGCCCGGCGCCGTGGTGGCGGGGGGTGCGGGCGACAATGCCGCTGCCGCCTGCGGCACCGGCGCGCTGGCCGAGGGGCAGGGGTTCGTCTCGCTCGGGACCTCGGGGGTGTTGCTGGCGGCGCGGGACGGTTACCGGCCCGAAGCGGGCAAGGCGCTGCACACCTTCTGTCATGCGGTGCCGGGGCGGTGGTATCAGATGGGCGTTATGCTGTCGGCGACCGACAGTCTCAACTGGTTGTCGCGGATCACCGGCCAGGGCCCGGCCGAACTGACCGCCGCGCTTGGCGAGACCTTGCGGCCGCCCGGGCGGGTGCGGTTCCTGCCCTATCTCTCGGGCGAGCGGACGCCCCATAACGATGCCGCGATCCGCGCGGCCTTCACCGGGCTCGGGGCCGAGACCGGTCGCGACGATCTTGTCCGGGCGGTGCTGGAGGGCGTCGCCTTCGGGCTGCGCGACAGTGCCGAGGCGCTGCGGGGGGCGGGGGCCGCACCCGCGCAGCTGCTGGCGATCGGCGGCGGCGCGCGCTCGCGGCTCTGGCTGCGGATGATCGCGACGGTGCTGGGCGTGCCGCTCGAGGTGCCCGAGGGCAGCGAGCTTGGCGCGGCGCTGGGCGCGGCGCGGCTGGGGCGGGTGGCCGCGACCGGCGCGCCGCCCGAGACGGTGATGACCCCGCCCGTCATCGCCGCGACCATCGCCCCCGACGAGACCCTGGCCCCTGCCTTCGACGAGGCCTACCGGCAGTTCCGGGCCGCCTATCCGGGGCTTCGGGCAATTCAGTAA
- a CDS encoding TRAP transporter large permease has product MEVWVLFGLFVGGLVIGLPVAVTLGLSSLGYLLLAGIPPVVMPQKMYAGMDVFVLLSIPGFILAGNLMNQGGITNRIVRFANALVGWIRGGLGLTNIAASMLFGGITGTAVADAASIGGVMIPGMKKAGYPADYSAAVTAASSTVGPIIPPSVPMIIVGALSGISVGKMFLAGAVPGILMGFAMMVTAYVIARRKNFPRQPWQGAGEVVRSFGGAIWALAMTFLIIYGLLSGLSTPTETAIVASVYAVFVGCFIYRDLPFRRVPKVIIDSAVSSAGILALVGFANVFGWILVSERIPQAIAQGVLSITDNKFLVILIINLLLLFVGMFMETIAALIILFVPLLSLAQAVGIEPLHFATFAVLNLMIGLTTPPVGVCLFVCAGIARQPLTQVVIAVLPFLATNIAVLLLVSYVPAIATWLPSVLIP; this is encoded by the coding sequence ATGGAAGTCTGGGTTCTTTTCGGCCTGTTCGTCGGCGGCCTCGTCATCGGCCTTCCGGTCGCGGTGACGCTTGGCCTGTCATCGCTGGGCTATCTGCTGCTGGCGGGCATTCCGCCGGTGGTCATGCCGCAGAAGATGTATGCCGGCATGGATGTCTTCGTGCTGCTGTCGATCCCCGGCTTCATCCTGGCCGGCAACCTGATGAACCAGGGCGGCATCACCAACCGGATCGTGCGCTTCGCCAATGCCCTTGTCGGCTGGATCAGGGGCGGGCTGGGGCTGACCAATATCGCCGCCTCGATGCTGTTCGGCGGCATCACCGGCACCGCCGTGGCCGATGCCGCCTCGATCGGGGGCGTCATGATCCCCGGCATGAAGAAGGCGGGCTATCCGGCCGATTACTCGGCCGCCGTCACCGCCGCCTCCTCGACCGTCGGCCCGATCATCCCGCCCTCGGTGCCGATGATCATCGTCGGCGCGCTGTCGGGGATCTCGGTCGGCAAGATGTTCCTGGCGGGGGCCGTCCCGGGCATCCTGATGGGATTTGCGATGATGGTCACGGCCTATGTCATCGCCCGGCGCAAGAACTTCCCGCGCCAGCCCTGGCAGGGCGCCGGCGAGGTCGTGCGCAGCTTCGGCGGCGCGATCTGGGCCCTCGCCATGACCTTCCTGATCATCTACGGCCTGCTCTCGGGCCTCTCGACACCGACCGAAACCGCCATCGTCGCCAGCGTCTATGCCGTCTTCGTGGGCTGCTTCATCTATCGCGACCTGCCGTTCCGGCGGGTGCCGAAGGTGATCATCGACAGCGCCGTCTCTTCGGCGGGCATCCTTGCGCTGGTGGGCTTTGCCAATGTCTTCGGCTGGATCCTGGTGTCGGAGCGCATCCCGCAGGCCATCGCCCAGGGCGTGCTGTCGATCACCGACAACAAGTTCCTCGTGATCCTCATCATCAACCTGCTGCTGCTTTTCGTCGGCATGTTCATGGAGACCATCGCCGCCCTCATCATCCTGTTCGTGCCGCTGCTGTCGCTGGCCCAGGCGGTCGGCATCGAGCCGCTGCATTTCGCCACCTTCGCGGTCCTGAACCTGATGATCGGGCTGACCACGCCGCCGGTGGGCGTCTGCCTCTTCGTCTGCGCGGGCATCGCCCGGCAACCGCTGACACAGGTGGTGATCGCCGTCCTGCCTTTCCTCGCAACCAATATCGCGGTGCTGCTGCTCGTCTCCTACGTGCCCGCCATCGCGACCTGGCTGCCTTCCGTCCTGATCCCATAG
- a CDS encoding aldose epimerase family protein: protein MTSATDTALDTARSDDPATGRGLLGRAPDGSPVEALWIARAGTRARIMTWGATLMDLRLDGIGHSLVLGSPDLAPYLGPMRDFGAVVGPVANRIAGASAPLGGRRLALEANEAGRTMLHGGPAGCSVRNWRIESESTTACRLGLSLPEGTGGLPGPLTLRASYSIEDDGALEILLEGESGGLTFCNLAPHGYWCLDGSGTLDAHLLEIAAGTYLPVDAALIPLGSPAPVAGTRFDFRRPRPVRVPGDAPLDHNFCLGDAPSRLRPACRLSAPGIALDLSTTEPGLQVYDGGGIDTGPFPGHQGRPYRAHAGLALEPQRWPDAPNRPDYPSVLLRPGETCRQLSRFHPRRIGAPGPG, encoded by the coding sequence ATGACCTCCGCCACGGATACGGCCCTCGACACCGCACGCAGTGACGACCCCGCCACCGGGCGGGGGCTACTGGGTCGCGCGCCGGACGGCAGCCCGGTCGAGGCGCTCTGGATCGCGCGGGCCGGAACCCGCGCCCGGATCATGACCTGGGGCGCCACGCTGATGGATCTGCGGCTGGACGGCATTGGCCATTCGCTGGTCTTGGGCAGCCCCGACCTTGCCCCCTATCTTGGCCCGATGCGCGATTTCGGCGCCGTGGTCGGCCCGGTCGCGAACCGCATCGCCGGGGCCTCGGCCCCGCTCGGGGGACGCAGGCTGGCGCTCGAGGCCAACGAGGCCGGCCGAACCATGCTGCATGGCGGGCCCGCGGGCTGCTCGGTCCGCAACTGGCGGATCGAGAGCGAAAGCACCACCGCCTGCCGCCTCGGCCTGTCGCTGCCCGAGGGCACCGGCGGGCTGCCCGGTCCGCTGACGCTCCGGGCCAGCTATTCCATCGAGGACGACGGCGCGCTCGAGATCCTGCTCGAGGGCGAAAGCGGCGGCCTCACCTTCTGCAATCTCGCCCCGCACGGCTACTGGTGCCTCGACGGCAGCGGCACGCTCGACGCCCATCTGCTGGAGATCGCGGCCGGGACCTATCTGCCGGTCGATGCCGCGCTGATCCCGCTCGGCTCGCCCGCGCCGGTGGCCGGGACCCGCTTCGATTTCCGCCGCCCGCGCCCGGTGCGGGTCCCCGGCGATGCACCGCTCGATCACAATTTCTGCCTCGGCGATGCGCCCAGCCGCCTGCGTCCCGCCTGCAGGCTGTCGGCGCCCGGCATCGCGCTCGATCTGTCGACCACCGAGCCCGGCCTGCAGGTCTATGACGGCGGCGGGATCGATACCGGGCCCTTTCCCGGCCATCAGGGCCGCCCCTATCGCGCCCATGCCGGGCTTGCGCTCGAACCCCAGCGCTGGCCGGATGCCCCGAACCGGCCCGATTATCCGTCGGTCCTGTTGCGCCCCGGCGAAACCTGCCGGCAACTGTCACGCTTTCACCCGCGCCGCATCGGCGCGCCCGGGCCCGGGTGA
- a CDS encoding 2-dehydro-3-deoxygalactonokinase: MAGEHWLAADWGPASLRVWAMTGHEVQAEGASDLSMEHLGPADFEPALLALADSMLPPGEVTPVLVCGVAGARRGWIEVPYARLPCRPSARRPVRAPSTDPRLSVGILPGLCQTEPPDVMRGEETRVAGFLTIRPDFDGTLCLPGTHPKWVRLCDGRVLAFRTAITGELYRLLVRGSILRRAFDDIWNDRLFHAAVDEAFCHPERIAGTLFSLRAGALLDPPTTGQIRGRLSGLLIGSELAAMRDMWQGRPVAVMGCERLSHLYATALDEQGAEVETIAHDRMTLAGLIATFEQTGAVVLTAPDAQPSTL; this comes from the coding sequence ATGGCCGGGGAGCACTGGCTCGCCGCCGATTGGGGCCCCGCCTCGCTCAGGGTCTGGGCGATGACCGGGCACGAGGTGCAGGCCGAAGGCGCCTCGGATCTCAGCATGGAGCACCTTGGCCCCGCCGATTTCGAGCCCGCCCTGCTGGCCCTGGCCGACAGCATGCTGCCCCCGGGCGAGGTCACCCCGGTCCTGGTCTGCGGTGTGGCCGGGGCACGGCGCGGCTGGATCGAGGTGCCCTATGCGCGCCTGCCCTGCCGACCGAGCGCCAGGCGGCCGGTGCGCGCGCCCAGCACCGATCCGCGCCTCTCGGTCGGCATCCTGCCGGGGCTCTGCCAGACCGAGCCGCCCGACGTGATGCGCGGCGAGGAAACCCGGGTTGCCGGTTTCCTCACCATCCGCCCGGATTTCGACGGAACGCTCTGTCTGCCGGGGACGCATCCCAAATGGGTCCGGCTCTGCGACGGCAGGGTGCTGGCCTTCCGTACCGCGATCACGGGCGAACTCTACCGGCTGCTGGTGCGGGGCTCGATCCTGCGCCGCGCCTTCGACGACATCTGGAACGACCGCCTGTTCCACGCCGCCGTCGACGAGGCCTTCTGCCACCCCGAGCGGATTGCAGGCACCCTGTTTTCCCTACGCGCCGGGGCACTGCTCGACCCGCCGACGACGGGACAGATCCGGGGCCGGCTGTCGGGGCTTCTGATCGGTAGCGAGCTCGCGGCGATGCGCGACATGTGGCAGGGGCGCCCGGTCGCGGTTATGGGCTGCGAACGCCTCTCGCATCTATATGCCACCGCGCTCGACGAACAGGGGGCCGAGGTCGAGACGATCGCGCATGACCGGATGACCCTGGCCGGTCTGATCGCGACATTCGAGCAGACCGGAGCGGTCGTCCTGACCGCGCCCGACGCACAGCCGTCAACGCTCTGA
- a CDS encoding DUF3306 domain-containing protein, with amino-acid sequence MAREEKTGPGHVPRPRMPDMSRPPPPTPRAGKSSMARDAAAAGPLGLGADVSAFLDTGVPGQLHREAMRRHWHSDPMLASLGACDPDKDKP; translated from the coding sequence ATGGCGCGGGAGGAGAAGACGGGGCCGGGCCATGTGCCGCGGCCCCGGATGCCCGACATGAGCCGCCCGCCGCCTCCGACGCCGCGGGCGGGCAAATCTTCGATGGCGCGCGATGCGGCGGCTGCGGGGCCGCTCGGGCTTGGCGCCGATGTCTCGGCCTTTCTCGATACGGGCGTGCCCGGCCAGCTTCATCGCGAGGCGATGCGGCGGCACTGGCATTCCGACCCGATGCTGGCAAGCCTCGGTGCCTGCGATCCCGATAAGGACAAGCCCTGA
- a CDS encoding TRAP transporter substrate-binding protein, producing MTSAWKLPGLAAAALIAGLAATPTLAQEITLKLGHLANEDNPWHKASLKFGEELSALTDGRIAVEVYPNESLGKEIDLINGMQLGTVDMTITGESLQNWAPMAALLALPYAYKSIEHMDAVASGEIGQQIEAQIVERAQIRPITYFARGARELTSNRPIESPDDLDGLKMRVPNVPLFVDVWKSLGAQPTPMAFSEVFTSLQNGTIDGQENPLALIRSANFNEVQDYVNLTDHVRSWIYLTISELTWAKLSPEDQAAVMEAASRAQAYERELFEQSLADDRAWLEEHGMTFVEVDNAAFAAKAKDAVLANVDADIRPVVEQIFAE from the coding sequence ATGACATCCGCATGGAAACTGCCCGGGCTGGCTGCGGCCGCGCTGATCGCGGGGCTGGCCGCCACGCCGACGCTGGCGCAGGAGATCACGCTCAAGCTCGGCCACCTCGCCAACGAGGACAATCCCTGGCACAAGGCCTCGCTGAAATTCGGCGAAGAGCTGTCGGCGCTGACCGACGGGCGGATCGCGGTCGAGGTCTATCCGAATGAAAGCCTCGGCAAGGAGATCGACCTGATCAACGGCATGCAGCTTGGCACCGTCGACATGACGATCACCGGCGAGAGCCTGCAGAACTGGGCGCCGATGGCGGCCCTTCTGGCCCTGCCCTATGCCTACAAGTCGATCGAGCACATGGATGCGGTCGCCTCGGGCGAGATCGGCCAGCAGATCGAGGCCCAGATCGTCGAGCGCGCCCAGATCCGTCCGATCACCTATTTCGCCCGCGGCGCGCGCGAGCTGACCTCGAACCGCCCGATCGAGAGCCCCGACGATCTGGACGGGCTGAAGATGCGGGTGCCGAACGTGCCGCTCTTCGTCGATGTCTGGAAATCGCTCGGCGCCCAGCCGACGCCGATGGCCTTCTCCGAGGTCTTCACCTCGCTGCAGAACGGCACCATCGACGGGCAGGAAAATCCGCTGGCGCTGATCCGCTCGGCCAATTTCAACGAGGTCCAGGACTACGTCAACCTCACCGACCATGTGCGCTCCTGGATCTACCTGACCATCTCCGAACTGACCTGGGCCAAGCTCTCGCCCGAGGATCAGGCCGCGGTGATGGAAGCCGCCAGCCGCGCCCAGGCCTATGAGCGCGAGCTGTTCGAACAGAGCCTCGCCGATGACCGCGCCTGGCTCGAAGAGCATGGCATGACCTTCGTCGAGGTCGACAATGCCGCCTTCGCGGCAAAGGCCAAGGACGCGGTCCTGGCCAATGTCGACGCCGATATCCGGCCCGTGGTGGAGCAGATCTTCGCCGAATGA
- a CDS encoding L-idonate 5-dehydrogenase: MDTRVCRLHAPHDIRIETLPLNGPAPGEVLVAVGAGGICGSDLHYYHDGGFGPVRVREPIVLGHEAAGTVIALGAGVSGLTEGQMVALNPSQPCGTCLYCQQGMFNHCLEMRFRGSAMRVPHEQGLFRDRIAIGAAQCVPVGPGISLGQAACSEPLAVCLHARRIAGDLTGKTVLVTGAGPIGALCAAVATEGGAAEVVVTDLQDVPLEVALQMGASRIVNIARDPAALEAYAADKGRFDVVFECSAAAPAIAQAITTLRPRGIFVQVGVAGETPVPLNLIVGKEIQVRGTHRFHPEFAEAVAAISSGRIDVRPMISASFPLEDAEAAFEAAGDRTRAVKVHLSFEAP, from the coding sequence ATGGACACCCGCGTCTGCCGCCTCCACGCCCCCCATGACATCCGCATCGAGACCCTGCCGCTGAACGGTCCCGCCCCCGGCGAGGTGCTGGTCGCGGTGGGCGCAGGCGGCATCTGCGGGTCGGACCTGCATTACTACCATGATGGCGGCTTCGGCCCGGTCCGGGTGCGCGAACCGATCGTGCTGGGCCACGAGGCGGCGGGCACGGTGATCGCGCTCGGCGCCGGGGTGAGCGGGCTGACCGAGGGCCAGATGGTGGCGCTGAACCCGTCGCAGCCCTGCGGCACCTGCCTCTATTGCCAGCAGGGCATGTTCAATCACTGCCTCGAGATGCGCTTCCGCGGCTCGGCGATGCGCGTCCCGCATGAACAGGGGCTGTTCCGCGACCGCATCGCCATCGGCGCCGCGCAATGCGTGCCGGTGGGCCCGGGCATCTCGCTCGGCCAGGCCGCCTGTTCCGAGCCGCTGGCCGTCTGCCTGCATGCCCGCCGGATCGCGGGCGACCTGACCGGCAAGACGGTGCTGGTGACCGGCGCGGGCCCGATCGGCGCGCTCTGCGCCGCCGTCGCCACCGAGGGCGGCGCCGCAGAGGTGGTGGTGACCGACCTGCAGGACGTGCCGCTCGAGGTCGCGCTGCAGATGGGTGCCAGCCGGATCGTCAACATCGCCCGCGACCCGGCCGCGCTCGAGGCCTATGCCGCCGACAAGGGCCGGTTCGACGTGGTCTTCGAATGCTCGGCCGCCGCGCCCGCCATCGCCCAAGCCATCACGACGCTCCGCCCGCGCGGCATCTTCGTGCAGGTCGGCGTCGCCGGTGAGACCCCGGTGCCGCTGAACCTGATCGTCGGCAAGGAGATCCAGGTGCGCGGCACCCACCGCTTCCACCCCGAATTCGCCGAGGCGGTCGCGGCGATCTCCTCGGGCCGGATCGACGTGCGCCCGATGATCAGCGCCAGCTTCCCGCTGGAAGACGCCGAGGCGGCCTTCGAGGCCGCCGGCGACCGGACCCGCGCGGTCAAGGTGCATCTGAGCTTCGAGGCGCCCTGA